The Archocentrus centrarchus isolate MPI-CPG fArcCen1 chromosome 12, fArcCen1, whole genome shotgun sequence genome includes a window with the following:
- the lman1 gene encoding protein ERGIC-53 → MAMPITESPVASARLLIITFLTTLIFHCSVADIAAGSSTSEEAPHRRFEYKYSFKGPHLSQTDGSIPFWIHTGNAIPSADQVRITPSLRSQRGSVWTKNKVSFENWEAEVTFRVSGRGRMGADGLAVWFTSAQGLDGPVYGAADQWNGVGIFFDSFDNDGKKNNPAILVVGNNGKLVYDHQNDGTTQALGTCLRDFRNKPYPVRAKITYYRKTLTVMINNGFTPDREDYEFCTKVDNMIIPSDGFFGISAATGGLADDHDVLSFLLFRLTEPGQQPPPVESEIPKEEKDKYQEEFQNFQQELDKKKEEFQKEHPDVQGEPIEDLYESVNDREIRQVFEGQNRIHLEIKQLNRQLAMILDEQRRYVSVITDEVAKRGTNAESGQLDSAGQQLGSIVATQQEVLRNLDELKNSFHESLRQIGSVQHQGNPVGMGTYETVQHFNDIKEHLHTVKRDVEHLVQRNAQNPADKVMKCPEVPPMPSCLSTVHFVIFVVVQSVLFFCYIMYKSQQEAAAKKFF, encoded by the exons ATGGCGATGCCCATAACGGAGAGCCCGGTTGCGAGCGCTCGTTTGTTAATAATAACTTTTCTCACGACGCTAATATTTCACTGCAGTGTCGCTGACATCGCCGCAGGATCCTCGACGTCAGAAGAGGCTCCTCACCGCCGGTTTGagtacaaatacagcttcaAAGGACCGCATCTGTCTCAGACCGACGGCAGTATCCCTTTCTGGATCCACACTGGAA ATGCTATTCCAAGCGCAGACCAGGTGCGCATTACGCCATCCCTCAGGAGTCAAAGGGGCTCTGTttggacaaaaaacaaagtcagcTTTGAAAACTGGGAGGCCGAGGTGACGTTCAGGGTATCTGGAAGAGGCAGAATGGGAGCGGACGGTTTG GCTGTGTGGTTCACCAGTGCACAAGGCCTTGATGGTCCAGTGTACGGTGCTGCTGATCAGTGGAACGGAGTTGGAATCTTCTTTGATTCTTTTGACAATGATGGAAAG AAAAATAACCCAGCTATACTTGTTGTGGGAAACAATGGCAAGCTTGTTTATGACCATCAAAA CGATGGCACCACACAGGCCCTTGGTACGTGTTTACGAGACTTCCGCAATAAACCCTACCCGGTCAGAGCTAAAATAACATACTACAGGAAGACACTGACG gtCATGATCAACAACGGTTTCACTCCAGACAGAGAGGACTACGAGTTCTGCACAAAGGTGGACAACATGATCATTCCTTCTGACGGCTTCTTTGGCATTTCAGCTGCTACTGGTGGTTTAGCAG ATGACCACGATGTTTTGTCCTTCTTGCTATTTAGACTCACAGAGCCTGGCCAGCAACCG CCCCCAGTTGAATCTGAGATTCCTAAAGAAGAGAAGGACAAGTACCAGGAGGAATTTCAGAACTTCCAGCAAGAGCTCgataaaaagaaagaggaattTCAGAAAGAGCACCCAGACGTCCAAGGAGAACCAA ttgaggATTTGTATGAGAGCGTTAATGACCGGGAGATCCGTCAAGTGTTTGAAGGCCAGAACCGGATCCATCTGGAAATCAAACAGCTCAACCGGCAGCTCGCTATGATCCTGGACGAGCAGCGCCGATACGTATCTGTTATCACGGATGAGGTGGCCAAACGGGGGACGAACGCTGAGTCAGGACAG TTGGATTCTGCTGGTCAGCAGCTGGGCTCCATCGTAGCCACGCAGCAGGAGGTTCTCAGAAACCTGGACGAGCTCAA AAACTCCTTTCATGAATCACTGAGACAGATCGGCTCTGTCCAGCATCAGGGTAATCCAGTCGGTATGGGGACATATGAGACTGTTCAACATTTCAACGACATCAAGGAACATCTGCACACTGTCAAAAGGGACGTGGAGCACCTGGTCCAGCGTAATGCTCAG AATCCCGCTGACAAGGTCATGAAGTGCCCCGAGGTGCCTCCCATGCCTTCCTGCTTATCCACTGTTCATTTTGTAATCTTTGTTGTCGTCCAGTCAGTCCTGTTCTTCTGCTACATCATGTACAA AAGTCAACAAGAAGCAGCAGCTAAGAAGTTCTTTTGA